The following are from one region of the Sandaracinus amylolyticus genome:
- a CDS encoding PadR family transcriptional regulator, whose product MALQDAILAALADGSESSGYDLAKAFDYAVANFWTATPAQLYRELEKMQDEGLVAARVVAQEKRPNKRLLSLTKAGRKALHEFTTRDPKPTAIRDELLIQVDAMEHGDLASVKAHIEARLAIAEQKLAYYKKSRERSLDGCSEEDFLVEEERVGPYLTLLRGISFEQENIRWAKLALKVLAKREAARR is encoded by the coding sequence ATGGCGCTCCAAGACGCGATCCTCGCGGCCCTCGCCGACGGCAGCGAGTCGTCGGGATACGACCTGGCCAAGGCGTTCGACTATGCCGTCGCGAACTTCTGGACGGCCACGCCGGCGCAGCTCTATCGAGAGCTCGAGAAGATGCAGGACGAAGGGCTCGTCGCCGCGCGAGTCGTCGCGCAGGAGAAGCGTCCGAACAAGCGCTTGCTCTCGCTGACCAAGGCGGGGCGGAAGGCGCTGCACGAGTTCACGACGCGCGACCCGAAGCCGACTGCCATTCGCGACGAGCTGCTCATCCAGGTCGACGCCATGGAGCACGGGGACCTCGCCTCGGTGAAGGCGCACATCGAGGCGAGGCTGGCGATCGCGGAGCAGAAGCTCGCGTACTACAAGAAGAGCCGCGAGCGTTCGCTCGATGGCTGCTCCGAGGAGGACTTCCTCGTCGAAGAGGAGCGGGTCGGCCCGTACCTCACGCTCTTGCGCGGGATCTCCTTCGAGCAGGAGAACATCCGCTGGGCGAAGCTGGCGCTCAAGGTGCTCGCGAAGCGCGAGGCCGCGCGGCGCTGA
- a CDS encoding RHS repeat-associated core domain-containing protein encodes MQAPTLGAPTRGSVAGTLASLRYAPSDLARGTFHLPSPFTVPTERGPLLAPAFPAYSPDVGLSEWGMGWAADLSIRRFRTIGTIDYSSNDELVSPWGRLVRGDDGALYAAALEERVRVVSESGGYVATMPDGTRWIFRAADAITNARGTYQWNASEVVSPLGDRTELVWTSNASGRRFLSEVRWGGRGATREHRAVLGYDTVPVALADHASGARLLLDRRVREIAAETRDPTSSTWARRWTYELAYRESPAGAAFYLTSVTRRFPTGAAEPAVTYEYAMSEDRLATASLERMTELDAYLARVGGTGIQPEVVSFFDLEDDGRIDMEHRYDHSLVHHTDAGWTWEGPPGRDGDEHALCRPAASHQNRPRLLVRMTPDAAEPEVVVAYRSGTNTGLVICDREGDQLHREAVPGAWDLGANTRLVDLDRDLRPDFVRVYRGGYEILRNVSDERGYRFERSAPGTLTPSFAPTATWVQDVNGDGLADLVARSTANVVVWFGLGGNRFETNGTTFGFLSSNGPVTNLGSFQITFTDANHDGLADALLSSGRYLMLFTNRGTHFQQIAVPGFSAITWTVGLPVAADLDGRGEEQAVLVNGQSTYRITLSAPESGLMVRADDGRGGIARFEYRRARPTPGIVRRPPMLTRMEVSATGVTPVSFSYDYEDAVFHGAARHLLGFGTVRRDAPNAIETAEFHFDDDVSGLLVGTRIAADETDVFRFEARTYDEARFRGVRFLRPRDRHAGWSDRTGTVVDGTRTIHEAYANELCVTRARSVSRHGELVTENQLDPVPGLGAALHCTPRVIRNVGTHPGRTELDFDYRAEIERDAIGMLTRITAIAGDRRLVLQEVAYDAQHRIASILAPSEGRTAMQYDPSTGLLTSITGPDGVVTAVTRDARTDALVKLLMGRGPGGDWNRTFHYDALERLDATWDDVGAGDAALPDLAYEYRYADATRPAAILSRQLIDASSRSVAETIELQAATGDVLATAVRTTQGWAFDGLELADPSASRVDRFHRAPVSADPRSLTLAQLVDAASRTALGHRVDSALGHAIEEVTTVREGVRRTTGERVAVRADGVLHEAIENGVVAGTSVTDGDDRVITTTDGAGAITTRSYDALGRLVRVALPGDATQSVGYDHFGRVGTVLRSDVGRTELEYDAVGRMLRRRVVDTAGAELRSTRFEHDAIGRVVREVHRRASDGAEIAYERRYDEGTGELGQLTSVHGPGFVRRERHHRDGRVARSELELTGFRTIVVERTYAEDGTERSATRTVLDPSGRVLLRSEQTTVYDALGRIAGRTLGGAPLYELAYDGEGRVSHVAFANGEMLVMRFDPVTHGTVGYDHVTDDWSLAVEVERDARGLVSAERVELSSGGDAPVVHDREYSYDARRFLTERRGPDGTSAYTYDAASRLASSSDLVGRRTHTRLGRTATIGTSTYRYDAAGRVIARDGTTMTYGAHGELERVTRDGRSYAYVYDESGARLLKLDGARVVAAFVDGAYLSDAMVVEPVEVAGRLAGVLVNGVYRSVATDPRGTPLATSEGTFVDASPYGLRREHTDLSVALDYVEHGYDADLGTVRMGARDYDPMLGEFLTPDPLYSAEIERCASDPVQCTLYAYASNDPIAHVDPSGLEGGPTLDVDLTLRLETGEFQDVSPSSAIPDFVLSPESRIHGLEGQAGEIAASAQRGYNAQWTVEMHPPSSSWWNELVGGTAEFVTPEATLTDGDVRNLTSALGNIAAGGDLVLPDSGVTVHFEVANAYALSDWESGAVASEARRTSEASKESSWGGGVTLVFETGRGPDVEVTGERGFSNGTTGSVETTTTTTIPMRGRDVVGRVTMVLEGRQGSVLWRHQVDLGYRRVFQTAPRAR; translated from the coding sequence GTGCAGGCTCCCACGCTCGGCGCACCGACGCGCGGGTCCGTCGCAGGCACGCTCGCGAGCCTGCGATATGCCCCGAGCGATCTCGCGCGCGGCACCTTCCATCTACCGAGCCCGTTCACCGTTCCGACCGAGCGCGGCCCGCTGCTCGCACCCGCGTTCCCTGCGTACTCGCCGGACGTCGGGCTCTCGGAGTGGGGCATGGGATGGGCCGCGGATCTCTCGATCCGACGATTCCGCACCATCGGCACCATCGACTACTCGTCGAACGACGAGCTGGTCTCGCCGTGGGGGCGGCTCGTGCGCGGCGACGACGGCGCGCTCTACGCCGCGGCGCTCGAGGAGCGCGTGCGCGTGGTCTCCGAGAGCGGCGGCTACGTCGCGACGATGCCCGACGGCACGCGCTGGATCTTCCGCGCCGCGGACGCGATCACGAACGCGCGCGGCACGTACCAGTGGAACGCGAGCGAGGTCGTCTCGCCGCTCGGCGATCGCACCGAGCTCGTGTGGACGTCGAACGCATCGGGACGTCGCTTCCTGTCCGAGGTGCGATGGGGCGGCCGCGGCGCGACGCGCGAGCACCGCGCCGTGCTCGGCTACGACACGGTCCCGGTCGCGCTCGCGGATCACGCGTCCGGCGCCCGGCTGCTCCTCGATCGACGCGTGCGCGAGATCGCGGCGGAGACGCGCGATCCCACGTCGAGCACGTGGGCGCGGCGCTGGACCTACGAGCTCGCCTATCGCGAGAGCCCCGCGGGCGCGGCGTTCTACCTGACGTCGGTCACCCGTCGCTTCCCGACCGGCGCCGCCGAGCCGGCCGTCACCTACGAGTACGCGATGAGCGAGGATCGCCTCGCCACCGCGTCGCTCGAGCGGATGACCGAGCTCGATGCGTACCTCGCGCGCGTCGGCGGCACCGGCATCCAGCCCGAGGTCGTGTCGTTCTTCGATCTCGAGGACGACGGCCGCATCGACATGGAGCACCGCTACGACCACTCGCTCGTGCACCACACCGACGCGGGCTGGACGTGGGAGGGACCGCCGGGGCGCGACGGGGACGAGCACGCGCTCTGCCGTCCCGCGGCGTCGCACCAGAACCGCCCTCGCCTGCTCGTGCGCATGACGCCCGATGCGGCCGAGCCCGAGGTCGTGGTCGCGTATCGCAGCGGCACGAACACCGGTCTCGTGATCTGCGATCGTGAAGGTGATCAGCTGCACCGCGAGGCCGTGCCCGGCGCGTGGGATCTCGGGGCGAACACGCGCCTCGTCGATCTCGATCGCGATCTGCGCCCCGACTTCGTGCGTGTCTATCGCGGCGGATACGAGATCCTGCGGAACGTCAGTGACGAGCGTGGATATCGATTCGAGCGCTCCGCGCCCGGCACACTGACACCCTCGTTCGCGCCGACTGCCACGTGGGTCCAGGACGTCAACGGCGACGGGCTCGCCGATCTCGTCGCGCGCAGCACCGCGAACGTGGTCGTGTGGTTCGGCCTCGGCGGCAATCGATTCGAGACCAACGGCACGACGTTCGGATTCCTGTCGTCGAACGGACCGGTCACGAACCTCGGCTCGTTCCAGATCACGTTCACCGACGCGAACCACGACGGCCTCGCGGATGCGCTGCTCTCGTCGGGTCGATATCTGATGCTCTTCACGAACCGCGGGACGCATTTCCAGCAGATCGCGGTGCCCGGGTTCTCGGCGATCACCTGGACCGTCGGTCTGCCGGTCGCGGCCGATCTCGATGGTCGCGGCGAAGAGCAAGCGGTGCTCGTGAACGGACAGAGCACTTATCGCATCACGCTGTCCGCGCCCGAGTCGGGGCTCATGGTGCGCGCCGACGACGGCCGCGGCGGCATCGCGCGCTTCGAGTACCGCCGCGCGCGTCCGACGCCCGGCATCGTGCGCCGTCCGCCGATGCTGACGCGCATGGAGGTGAGCGCGACCGGCGTGACGCCGGTCTCGTTCAGCTACGACTACGAGGACGCGGTGTTCCACGGCGCGGCGCGACACCTGCTCGGGTTCGGCACCGTGCGCCGCGACGCGCCGAACGCGATCGAGACCGCCGAGTTCCACTTCGACGACGACGTGTCGGGCCTGCTCGTGGGCACGCGCATCGCGGCGGACGAGACCGACGTGTTCCGCTTCGAGGCGCGTACCTACGACGAAGCGCGGTTCCGCGGCGTGCGCTTCCTGCGCCCGCGCGATCGTCACGCGGGCTGGTCCGATCGCACCGGCACCGTCGTCGACGGCACCCGCACGATCCACGAGGCCTACGCGAACGAGCTCTGCGTCACCCGCGCGCGCAGCGTGTCGCGCCACGGCGAGCTCGTCACCGAGAACCAGCTCGATCCCGTGCCCGGCCTCGGCGCCGCGCTGCACTGCACGCCGCGTGTGATCCGCAACGTCGGCACCCACCCCGGGCGCACCGAGCTCGACTTCGACTACCGTGCCGAGATCGAGCGCGACGCGATCGGGATGCTCACGCGCATCACGGCGATCGCGGGTGATCGGCGGCTCGTGCTGCAGGAGGTCGCGTACGACGCGCAGCACCGGATCGCATCGATCCTGGCTCCGTCCGAAGGTCGCACCGCGATGCAGTACGACCCGAGCACGGGCCTGCTCACCTCGATCACCGGACCCGACGGAGTCGTCACCGCGGTGACGCGCGACGCGCGCACCGACGCGCTCGTGAAGCTGCTGATGGGGCGCGGCCCCGGCGGCGACTGGAACCGCACGTTCCACTACGACGCGCTCGAGCGACTCGACGCGACGTGGGACGACGTGGGCGCCGGCGACGCCGCGCTCCCCGACCTCGCGTACGAGTACCGTTACGCCGACGCGACCCGTCCTGCCGCGATCCTCTCGCGCCAGCTGATCGACGCGTCGTCACGCTCGGTCGCCGAGACGATCGAGCTCCAGGCCGCGACCGGCGACGTGCTCGCGACCGCGGTGCGCACCACGCAGGGCTGGGCATTCGACGGGCTCGAGCTCGCCGATCCCTCGGCGTCGCGTGTCGATCGTTTCCACCGCGCCCCGGTGAGCGCGGATCCCCGCTCGCTCACGCTCGCGCAGCTCGTCGACGCGGCGTCCCGCACTGCGCTCGGTCATCGCGTCGACTCGGCGCTCGGCCATGCGATCGAAGAGGTGACGACCGTGCGCGAGGGCGTGCGGCGCACCACCGGCGAGCGCGTCGCGGTGCGCGCCGATGGCGTGCTCCACGAGGCGATCGAGAACGGCGTCGTCGCGGGCACGAGCGTGACCGACGGCGACGATCGTGTGATCACCACGACCGATGGGGCCGGCGCGATCACGACGCGCAGCTACGACGCGCTCGGTCGCCTGGTGCGCGTCGCGCTCCCGGGCGACGCGACCCAGTCGGTGGGCTACGACCACTTCGGCCGCGTCGGAACGGTGCTCCGCAGCGACGTGGGCCGCACCGAGCTCGAGTACGACGCTGTCGGCCGCATGCTGCGCCGGCGCGTCGTCGACACCGCGGGCGCGGAGCTGCGCTCGACGCGCTTCGAGCACGATGCGATCGGACGCGTCGTGCGCGAGGTCCATCGCCGCGCGAGCGACGGCGCCGAGATCGCGTACGAGCGTCGCTACGACGAGGGCACGGGCGAGCTCGGTCAGCTCACGTCGGTGCACGGTCCGGGGTTCGTCCGGCGCGAGCGTCACCACCGCGATGGTCGCGTCGCGCGCAGCGAGCTCGAGCTGACGGGCTTCCGCACCATCGTGGTCGAGCGGACGTACGCGGAGGACGGCACCGAGCGGAGCGCTACGCGCACCGTGCTCGATCCCTCGGGCCGCGTGCTGCTGCGCAGCGAGCAGACGACGGTCTACGACGCGCTGGGCCGCATCGCTGGGCGCACGCTCGGCGGCGCGCCGCTCTACGAGCTCGCGTACGACGGCGAAGGACGGGTGTCGCACGTGGCGTTCGCGAACGGCGAGATGCTCGTGATGCGCTTCGATCCCGTCACCCACGGCACGGTCGGCTACGACCACGTGACCGACGACTGGAGCCTCGCCGTCGAGGTCGAGCGCGACGCGCGCGGGCTCGTCTCCGCGGAGCGCGTCGAGCTCTCGAGCGGCGGCGACGCGCCCGTCGTGCACGATCGCGAGTACAGCTACGACGCGCGACGCTTCCTCACCGAGCGTCGCGGCCCCGACGGTACGTCGGCGTACACCTACGACGCGGCGAGCCGCCTCGCGTCGTCGAGCGATCTCGTCGGTCGGCGCACCCACACGCGGCTCGGCCGCACCGCGACGATCGGCACCTCGACGTATCGCTACGACGCGGCGGGGCGCGTGATCGCGCGCGACGGGACGACGATGACGTACGGCGCGCACGGCGAGCTCGAGCGCGTCACGCGCGACGGCCGCTCGTACGCCTACGTCTACGACGAGAGCGGCGCGCGGCTGCTCAAGCTGGACGGCGCGCGCGTGGTCGCCGCGTTCGTCGACGGCGCGTACCTCTCGGACGCGATGGTCGTCGAGCCGGTCGAGGTCGCAGGACGCCTCGCGGGCGTGCTGGTGAACGGCGTCTATCGCTCGGTCGCGACCGATCCGCGCGGCACTCCGCTCGCGACCAGCGAAGGCACGTTCGTCGACGCGAGCCCCTATGGCCTGCGTCGTGAGCACACCGATCTCTCGGTCGCGCTCGACTACGTCGAGCACGGCTACGACGCCGATCTCGGCACCGTGCGAATGGGCGCGCGCGACTACGACCCGATGCTCGGCGAGTTCCTCACGCCCGATCCGCTCTACTCCGCGGAGATCGAGCGCTGCGCGAGCGATCCGGTGCAGTGCACGCTCTACGCGTACGCGAGCAACGATCCGATCGCACACGTCGATCCGAGCGGGCTCGAGGGCGGGCCGACGCTCGACGTCGACCTCACGCTGCGGCTCGAGACGGGCGAATTCCAGGACGTGAGCCCGAGCTCCGCGATCCCCGACTTCGTGCTGTCTCCGGAGTCGCGCATCCACGGCCTCGAGGGCCAGGCCGGCGAGATCGCGGCGAGCGCGCAGCGCGGCTACAACGCGCAGTGGACGGTGGAGATGCACCCTCCGTCGTCGTCGTGGTGGAACGAGCTCGTCGGCGGGACCGCGGAATTCGTCACGCCCGAAGCGACGCTGACCGATGGCGACGTCCGCAACCTCACCAGCGCGCTCGGCAACATCGCGGCGGGCGGCGACCTGGTGCTGCCCGACAGCGGGGTCACGGTTCACTTCGAGGTCGCGAACGCGTACGCGCTGAGCGACTGGGAGTCGGGCGCCGTCGCGAGCGAGGCGAGGCGGACCTCCGAGGCGTCGAAGGAGTCGTCGTGGGGCGGAGGGGTCACCCTCGTGTTCGAGACGGGTCGCGGGCCGGACGTCGAGGTCACCGGCGAGCGCGGGTTCTCGAACGGCACCACGGGCAGCGTGGAGACGACCACGACCACCACGATCCCGATGCGCGGGCGCGACGTGGTCGGCAGGGTGACGATGGTGCTCGAGGGCCGACAGGGCTCGGTCCTCTGGCGTCATCAGGTCGACCTCGGCTATCGCCGCGTGTTCCAGACCGCGCCGCGCGCGCGCTGA